In Cyprinus carpio isolate SPL01 chromosome B7, ASM1834038v1, whole genome shotgun sequence, a genomic segment contains:
- the cth1 gene encoding cysteine three histidine 1 — protein MFETSTDNLFLFPTEGLNEAFFPEEGLASGSLSLAKALLPLVESPSPPMTPWLCSTRYKTELCSRYAETGTCKYAERCQFAHGLHDLHVPSRHPKYKTELCRTYHTAGYCVYGTRCLFVHNLKEQRPVRQRCRNVPCRTFRAFGVCPFGTRCHFLHVEGGSESDGGEEEQTCQPMSQSQEWKPRGALCRTFSAFGFCLYGTRCRFQHGLPNSIKGVNSTHTSWPHQMTNRGSLSPVSDACSSQSPPSSSPPSALASPVYPEGSGPVTPPSVEAVANNAFTFSSQHLNDLLLPLALRLQQLENVTNAGPQDAVDKPLLLSLWQDDPRS, from the exons ATGTTTGAG ACTAGTACAGATAACCTGTTTCTGTTCCCCACTGAAGGCCTGAATGAGGCTTTCTTCCCTGAAGAGGGTTTAGCCAGTGGGAGCTTGTCTCTTGCCAAGGCCTTGCTTCCCCTGGTTGAGTCCCCATCACCCCCGATGACGCCCTGGCTCTGCTCCACCCGCTATAAGACAGAACTGTGCAGCCGATATGCTGAGACAGGTACCTGCAAGTATGCCGAACGCTGCCAGTTCGCCCATGGACTCCATGATCTCCACGTACCCTCCCGTCATCCCAAGTACAAAACCGAGCTGTGCCGTACCTACCACACTGCTGGCTACTGTGTCTATGGCACACGGTGTCTCTTTGTGCACAACCTTAAAGAGCAGAGGCCTGTCCGTCAACGGTGCAGGAACGTGCCTTGCCGTACCTTTCGTGCATTTGGGGTTTGCCCCTTTGGTACCAGATGCCACTTCCTGCATGTGGAGGGTGGTTCAGAATCAGATGGTGGAGAGGAAGAGCAAACCTGTCAACCTATGTCACAGTCCCAAGAGTGGAAGCCTCGAGGTGCCCTCTGTCGCACCTTCAGCGCTTTTGGTTTCTGTCTCTATGGCACCCGTTGTCGATTCCAACATGGGCTTCCCAACTCGATCAAAGGTGTCAACTCAACCCACACATCCTGGCCTCATCAGATGACCAATAGGGGATCTCTTTCACCTGTGTCAGATGCGTGCTCGTCACAATCTCCACCGTCCTCGTCCCCTCCGTCTGCGTTGGCTTCGCCGGTGTACCCTGAGGGTTCTGGTCCAGTCACACCACCATCGGTAGAAGCAGTAGCCAACAACGCTTTCACCTTCAGCAGCCAACATCTGAATGACCTTCTGCTCCCCCTGGCCCTTCGGCTCCAGCAGCTGGAGAATGTTACCAATGCTGGTCCTCAAGATGCTGTGGATAAGCCACTGTTGTTAAGTCTGTGGCAAGATGATCCAAGAAGCTAA